In Candidatus Zixiibacteriota bacterium, a single genomic region encodes these proteins:
- the miaB gene encoding tRNA (N6-isopentenyl adenosine(37)-C2)-methylthiotransferase MiaB produces MKSVYIETYGCQMNEYDTEIVKSILQENDYSIAEAPESASIILLNTCSVRENAHQRVLNRIETLKHLKKKNNGLVLGVIGCMAQNLKSELLEEGIGVDIIAGPDTYRRLPDLISRFEETGHKDFELKHSREETYSDVFPVHDEGANAWIAVMRGCDNVCTFCVVPATRGRERSRDPKSVVDEARRLADEGFKQVTLLGQNVNSYKYDGCDFADLIEMVSEVDGIRRIRFTSPHPKDFPPKLIQVVSDNPKACKHIHLPLQAGSDRILEMMNRTYTRQHFLDLVDIIRRIIPDVALTTDIIVGFPTETEEEFLETLEVVEEVGFDSAFMFKYSERKDTVAERKFPDDVSEEDKTSRITRLVDIQRRISFAKNAVELGKTLEVLVEGRAKKPNQLLGRNDSNKIVVFPDNGAKPGDFVNVRVYEATPNTLIGEVVQ; encoded by the coding sequence ATGAAGTCCGTGTACATCGAGACATACGGCTGCCAGATGAACGAGTACGACACTGAGATCGTGAAGTCGATCCTGCAGGAGAATGATTACTCCATTGCGGAAGCTCCGGAGTCGGCGTCGATCATTTTGCTGAACACCTGCTCGGTGCGCGAAAACGCTCACCAAAGAGTTCTCAACCGTATCGAAACGCTCAAACATCTCAAGAAAAAGAACAATGGCTTAGTGCTCGGCGTAATCGGGTGCATGGCGCAGAATCTCAAGAGTGAACTTCTGGAAGAAGGAATCGGAGTCGATATTATTGCCGGACCTGATACATACAGACGGCTCCCCGATCTGATCTCCCGATTCGAAGAGACCGGGCATAAGGACTTCGAGCTGAAGCATTCGCGAGAAGAAACCTACAGCGATGTCTTTCCCGTTCATGACGAGGGCGCAAATGCATGGATAGCGGTTATGCGGGGGTGTGACAATGTCTGTACGTTTTGTGTCGTCCCCGCAACGCGCGGCCGAGAACGGAGCCGCGACCCAAAGAGTGTCGTGGATGAAGCGAGAAGGCTGGCCGACGAGGGGTTCAAGCAGGTGACGCTGCTCGGCCAGAATGTGAACTCCTACAAGTATGATGGATGCGACTTCGCGGACTTGATCGAAATGGTAAGCGAGGTTGACGGCATCAGGCGAATCCGATTCACCTCGCCGCATCCGAAAGACTTCCCTCCCAAGTTGATTCAGGTAGTAAGCGATAATCCGAAAGCATGCAAGCATATTCATCTGCCCCTTCAGGCGGGGAGTGATCGAATTCTCGAAATGATGAATCGCACATATACACGTCAGCATTTTCTCGACCTGGTGGATATTATCAGGAGAATAATCCCTGATGTTGCGCTGACAACGGATATTATCGTTGGTTTCCCCACCGAGACCGAAGAGGAGTTTCTGGAGACACTTGAAGTCGTCGAGGAAGTCGGTTTCGATTCTGCGTTTATGTTCAAGTATTCGGAGCGGAAGGATACTGTCGCGGAGCGCAAATTCCCGGATGATGTTTCTGAAGAGGACAAGACATCGAGAATCACGCGACTTGTAGACATACAGAGGCGAATATCGTTTGCGAAGAACGCTGTCGAGCTTGGCAAGACATTGGAGGTTCTTGTTGAGGGACGCGCCAAGAAGCCGAATCAGCTTCTTGGACGGAACGATAGCAACAAAATCGTTGTTTTCCCCGACAACGGCGCTAAACCGGGCGATTTTGTCAATGTCAGGGTCTATGAGGCTACGCCGAACACGCTAATCGGAGAGGTTGTCCAATAG
- a CDS encoding heme o synthase encodes MALQFQQPAIGSDESANYRVARPVTDYVQLTKPRVMLLVVFTGATSLFIEGSLLADPVRFALVLLGLYLTGGAANAFNQYFERDIDGRMARTKHRRPLPSGRLRPLDALMFAFLIGIAGVLVLGFVFNWLSALISLGTILFYSLFYTLLLKPNTPYNIVIGGAAGSMAPVIAWAAAAGSLSMTPWMLFLIVFLWTPPHFWALAVSFKDDYETVDLPMLPVVKGVDRTMLQIVWYSLALVAASILPALTELGLLYIAAAIVLGALFIRKAIAAKAVQSRDVVWGLFGYSIIYLFGLFSAMMVDLFLSPKLSSLIATILSFN; translated from the coding sequence ATGGCACTTCAATTCCAGCAGCCAGCAATCGGATCGGATGAGTCTGCCAATTATCGCGTGGCGCGCCCAGTGACAGACTATGTGCAGCTCACCAAGCCGCGCGTGATGTTGTTAGTTGTATTCACCGGTGCAACATCGTTGTTCATCGAGGGAAGTCTTCTGGCTGATCCGGTCAGATTCGCACTTGTGCTGCTCGGGCTCTATTTGACCGGTGGTGCTGCGAACGCGTTCAATCAATATTTCGAGAGAGACATCGACGGTCGCATGGCCAGAACAAAGCACCGTCGTCCGTTGCCGTCTGGTCGGCTCAGACCGCTTGATGCACTCATGTTTGCCTTTCTGATAGGCATAGCGGGAGTGCTGGTTCTTGGATTTGTTTTCAACTGGCTGTCGGCGCTTATTTCGCTCGGTACGATCCTGTTTTACAGCCTATTCTATACGCTGCTGCTGAAACCGAACACACCGTACAACATCGTGATCGGCGGTGCAGCGGGATCGATGGCGCCGGTGATCGCGTGGGCTGCCGCGGCGGGATCGCTTTCCATGACACCGTGGATGCTCTTCCTGATCGTTTTCCTCTGGACTCCGCCACATTTCTGGGCGCTTGCGGTCAGCTTCAAGGATGATTACGAAACGGTTGACCTTCCGATGTTGCCGGTAGTCAAGGGAGTCGACCGAACAATGCTGCAGATTGTCTGGTACAGTCTTGCTCTTGTAGCTGCGAGTATTCTTCCGGCACTCACCGAACTCGGGTTGCTATATATTGCTGCGGCAATTGTTCTGGGCGCTCTGTTCATCCGCAAGGCGATTGCTGCAAAGGCGGTCCAATCACGAGATGTAGTGTGGGGACTTTTTGGTTATTCGATCATCTATCTCTTCGGACTATTCTCGGCGATGATGGTTGATCTATTTCTTTCGCCCAAACTATCGTCGCTGATAGCCACAATTCTCAGCTTCAATTAA
- a CDS encoding IPT/TIG domain-containing protein, which translates to MRFRIKQAVLIGVVTLVVIWGCSEKVSEPPEDTSNREVTLQRILDFQTEMGSLLHSLLDQMDTVLAKQLVLTAILKEPSLVAKAVINSQGIAIEYTSGHIGGIMIDAEDMANAHEQSGARKESISTISLETRDMPLSRKSAFLCPIYSDRKDFADAVISAANENLWKAGFDEFELYLDDNCGLDRFADIEGYGVVHIYSHSFAWPAKDRIENIFLMTGDTASLELDQIYADELSSAKICLIYIPGKGNTIFVSPRFISSHNDFSNDLSIIYLGFGYGFLGKWPLEMRYNAKAGAIISYDWRVFAERNRDWACGFYEVMTDTSRFKDMSIKDWYESIETRYLDSLETLPPLPRWTAIRYHGISDLSFWKALRLISVSPLLGKIGAEVELRGIGFGNIQGESSASFAGVDAQAISWSDTLIKTTVPVGGRTGGVTVGVGGTETNPVTFVVNEITDIVPGSGAYGDTVKISGYGFGTHQNGNSVLLGQDIVDIVDWTDSDVFFRIPDGSVTGQVFARLYDQITRKILLEVYGITAVSPAHATFGSYFTIQGSELDHHYYEHGITFNGVPVVQIYNWGDNEIRGLIPVGSSSGGVVVTIDGESTKGYPIAITGINDIQPRWGGEQCMRTIHGTGFGEMAETILFGDLMATDILSWNDSLIELRSPLTAKSGSVRVGLPEIVSNGIAVSIMNIDKLVPAWGFPGDTISIYGESFREYKITDSVMFGEDPGAIIYWSDTMVNAIAPPQVTTGDVRLHVLGQVSNGVLFTVARPPAMGYLRDESLDKVCILPAKLVWTY; encoded by the coding sequence ATGAGATTCCGGATCAAGCAAGCAGTCCTTATAGGCGTGGTCACCCTTGTGGTTATCTGGGGATGTTCGGAGAAAGTATCTGAGCCCCCGGAGGACACAAGCAATAGAGAGGTGACCCTTCAACGAATTCTCGATTTCCAGACCGAAATGGGAAGCTTGCTGCACTCTCTGCTTGACCAGATGGATACGGTTCTGGCTAAACAGTTGGTGCTCACCGCAATTCTAAAGGAGCCGTCACTTGTCGCGAAGGCTGTTATCAATAGCCAGGGGATCGCCATCGAGTATACATCGGGTCACATTGGCGGAATCATGATAGACGCCGAAGACATGGCGAATGCGCATGAACAGTCGGGAGCTCGGAAAGAATCAATCTCTACAATATCATTGGAAACCCGCGACATGCCCCTCTCTCGAAAATCCGCATTCCTATGCCCGATATATTCCGATCGAAAAGATTTTGCCGATGCGGTCATTTCGGCAGCCAACGAAAATCTCTGGAAAGCTGGATTCGATGAATTCGAGCTGTATCTCGACGACAACTGCGGACTCGATCGCTTCGCCGATATTGAAGGTTATGGCGTTGTGCACATCTATTCACACAGCTTCGCCTGGCCCGCAAAAGACAGGATTGAAAATATCTTCCTGATGACTGGTGACACAGCGAGTTTGGAACTGGATCAGATATATGCAGATGAACTATCCTCGGCGAAGATATGTCTCATCTACATACCGGGAAAGGGAAACACAATCTTTGTCTCTCCCCGGTTTATTTCGAGTCACAACGACTTCAGCAATGACCTTTCGATAATCTATCTCGGTTTCGGTTACGGTTTCCTCGGCAAGTGGCCGCTGGAGATGAGATACAATGCCAAGGCAGGTGCAATCATCAGTTATGACTGGAGAGTGTTTGCAGAAAGGAACAGAGACTGGGCATGCGGATTTTATGAGGTAATGACGGACACAAGCCGGTTCAAGGACATGTCCATCAAGGACTGGTATGAATCTATTGAGACTCGCTATTTAGATTCACTCGAAACGCTGCCCCCTCTCCCCCGCTGGACAGCAATCAGATACCACGGCATTTCAGATTTGTCCTTCTGGAAAGCCCTGCGGCTGATATCGGTCTCCCCGCTACTGGGCAAAATCGGAGCCGAAGTCGAGCTTCGCGGCATAGGCTTCGGTAATATCCAGGGAGAGAGTTCCGCATCATTTGCCGGGGTCGATGCGCAGGCTATTTCATGGTCGGATACACTCATCAAGACAACAGTACCTGTTGGGGGAAGAACGGGCGGAGTGACTGTCGGTGTGGGCGGCACAGAGACCAATCCCGTCACTTTCGTTGTCAACGAGATCACTGATATAGTGCCGGGCAGTGGTGCATATGGCGACACTGTGAAGATATCCGGGTATGGTTTCGGGACTCATCAGAATGGCAATAGCGTATTGCTGGGGCAGGATATAGTTGACATTGTCGACTGGACCGATTCGGATGTTTTTTTCAGGATACCGGACGGTTCTGTGACGGGGCAGGTCTTTGCGCGGCTGTATGACCAGATCACAAGGAAGATTTTACTGGAAGTATATGGAATTACAGCGGTTTCTCCGGCGCATGCAACATTTGGAAGTTATTTCACGATTCAGGGAAGCGAACTCGATCATCATTATTATGAACATGGAATAACCTTCAATGGCGTGCCAGTGGTGCAGATATACAATTGGGGTGATAACGAAATCCGTGGACTTATACCGGTAGGGTCGTCATCGGGAGGTGTAGTCGTCACTATAGATGGAGAGAGCACGAAAGGGTATCCGATTGCTATCACCGGCATCAACGACATCCAGCCGAGATGGGGCGGTGAACAGTGCATGAGGACGATTCATGGTACAGGGTTCGGTGAAATGGCGGAGACGATTCTGTTCGGTGATCTAATGGCAACAGATATTCTATCATGGAATGACAGTCTTATCGAGCTGAGATCACCACTCACCGCTAAGTCTGGATCTGTAAGAGTTGGGCTTCCCGAAATAGTCTCCAACGGAATAGCTGTGAGTATCATGAATATCGATAAGCTGGTTCCCGCGTGGGGATTTCCGGGCGATACCATATCAATCTATGGCGAGAGTTTCCGCGAATACAAGATTACCGATAGCGTTATGTTCGGCGAGGATCCCGGAGCAATAATATATTGGTCCGACACTATGGTGAATGCGATCGCACCACCACAAGTCACCACAGGAGATGTTCGATTGCATGTACTTGGACAGGTCAGCAACGGTGTCTTGTTTACTGTTGCCAGACCGCCGGCTATGGGCTATCTCCGAGACGAATCGCTCGATAAAGTCTGCATTTTGCCTGCGAAATTAGTCTGGACATATTGA